Genomic segment of Candidatus Afararchaeum irisae:
TAAGACGTAGTCGTCGTCGCTGTCCTGCTTGTCTCTGAGCTCCTCTACGGTTATCATCTGTGTCATGGTTGAGACCACATCCACATAATAGAGCCTGATATATAAGGGTTGTGCGGGTTACTTCCCGAACCAAACAGTATAGCAGAAATACTCCCCGAGATTAAAATTATACAGGAAAGACCTGCCTATTTTGAATTGGAATTCGTCTTCCGAGCCTATCTACCGGTGAGTATTGCCACATCCGCGGTCTGCGTGGACAGAAATATATACTCCCGGGATTATTATGTAGTTAGGGGGGAATAAATGTCATCCGAATCCCAGGAGATAGATGGACTTCCACCAAGTGCCAAGCTCGTGTACAAGACCCTCGAATACAACGGTCAGATGAACCAGAAAGATCTCAGCGACGAGTCACGTCTGTCTCCTCGGACGGTGAGATATGCCATAGACCGTCTCAGGGAGAAAGATCTAATATACGAGACCCCGTCGCTCGACGACGGAAGATGCAGCTTCTACAGCCTCAAGAGGAGCATGAGCTCGAAGGGAGAGTACGCCAAGGACGTCGTGGTCGAAGCCGACTGCTTGGAGGACAGGCTCGACGAGGTGCATAGGGAGAGCGCGTCAGTTCGTCTCGTCGAGGCTAACTTCGAGAGCGGTAGCTACGACGACTGGCACATACCCGGAGCGGTCGAGCTGACTTGGGAGAAGTTCCAAGGACCTACGAGGAGAGGACTTCTGTCGAAAGAGAGGTTCGAGAGTCTCGTGGGAGAACTGGGTATTAGGGACGACTCGACGGTTATACTCTACGGCGACTCTTCGAACCGTTTCGCTGCGTACGTCTACTGGGCTTTCAAGTACTACGGACACGACGACGTCTACCTATTAGACGGGGGCAAGAGACACTGGGTAGAGGAGTCATACACAGTGTCGTCGGACGACGTGAGCTTCGAGACACGTGAGTACTCGTCTGAGGGGTCTTTCAAGAACATACGTGCCTACCGAGAGGAGATCAGGAATGCCTTCAACTCCGAGACAGTCATACTCGACGTCAGAAACAGAGACGAGTTCACGGGAGAGGAAGTTCCCGACGACAAGGCAGCCGTCGGAGGGCATATCCCGGACGCCATAAACCTGCCTTGGCACAGGAACGTGGAAGAAGACGGTAGATTCAAGAAGAGGGAGGAGCTTGAGGAGGTGTACTCGGATAAGGTGTCGAGGAGTAACAGGGTGATCGTCTACTGTAACGTCGGCGAGAGGTCGGCTCTCTCGTGGTTCGTTCTGTCGGAGCTACTCGGATACAGCTACGTCTCA
This window contains:
- a CDS encoding rhodanese-like domain-containing protein, producing MSSESQEIDGLPPSAKLVYKTLEYNGQMNQKDLSDESRLSPRTVRYAIDRLREKDLIYETPSLDDGRCSFYSLKRSMSSKGEYAKDVVVEADCLEDRLDEVHRESASVRLVEANFESGSYDDWHIPGAVELTWEKFQGPTRRGLLSKERFESLVGELGIRDDSTVILYGDSSNRFAAYVYWAFKYYGHDDVYLLDGGKRHWVEESYTVSSDDVSFETREYSSEGSFKNIRAYREEIRNAFNSETVILDVRNRDEFTGEEVPDDKAAVGGHIPDAINLPWHRNVEEDGRFKKREELEEVYSDKVSRSNRVIVYCNVGERSALSWFVLSELLGYSYVSNYDGSWTEWGNLVDAPVETGGGQR